GAGGTATTGTTTTGAGTCCATAATCTCTTAACAAGGCTTTGCGATGCCAGCGTCAACAAAGGTCTCCCCTCAGGAAATGTCTCTTTGACCTCCGATCGATGACCCAGAAAAGGTCAGGCCCCCAGCGAGGGCTGCAAACAACCCCTGAGCTTTGTCATGCCGGGTCCGTGTGGCCCATCACCCAGGGGGCTCGACTGTGCGTCAGATGGGGTGTTGGCAGATCGACCCCTGCTCGTACAGCAGCTGTCTGTCAGCCGTGAGAAAACTCCTCAAAACATCCTTCTCTCTCAACTCCTTGTAGCCTCAGAGACCttcttgtatttaaaagaaaaacagtcctTAGCCACATATTTAAGTTTCTCTAGTACTCAAATATCTAAATGTTTGCACTTGAGTTGGACCAAGAGTTGATGGACTTTCTCCATTCATAATTCCTGGTTATAAAAGGAGAGGGCCATCTCTCAGTctaaaacatcaatcaaaaataaTCGTCTTCAACCGCGGCTGGTCCTCTGTTGTGTTTGATAGAGCGCTGTGGGATGGCTTCGCTGTTGCTCTGTGAGCCGTCGCGGTGAGACGCGATTGGCGAGGCAACCTGAGCCTGACTTCATTCTGACTGACTGGCTTTTTCTTCAGAAGCACAGTCAATTGGATTAGCGTTGATCATGACTCTAGATGATGGGATGTTAATCAGGACTGATCAGGCACTTAACAGCCTCTCAGATGCACCGGGCTCACTGTGGGGCCATAGGTAGAGATCGCAGGCCCCCATTCAGATCAATGAGACTTGTTGTTGTCGTCTGGAACTTATTGACAGCCAGCTGAAAGCAGATAAAGCATTTATCGGAGCTCACCGCACACCCTGTTTCATGATTGTCATATTTCACTACCAGAGTCCCCGTCAGGAAAGGCTGAATAAATGGGATTTGAAGTGAGTTGTTTGTGTAAGTGATGGCCTCAGATGTCATATCCTTTGGCAGATGGATGCTTAGAAAAGcaagtgtttttaatatatccATCACGAGTTCTCTTAATTAGTGATGGCTTGGCACATTCATGCCTGCTTGTATCTGCACTGTAACATGACTTTTTCCATTGTGGGTAAAGCTGCTGTGTGCAGTTCTgaaatttaattgtattttaagTTTTGAAATTGAATCTGCTGTacttaaataaaacaagcagtattttttttccagactgTGATCATCTCATTTAATTTTTGTGAATGATCTGTCAGATGTAAATGAAGACAGcggttttagtttttattcatttattttttccgtCCTGTGATTGTACGAATTCTGTCTCAGGTACTTACAAGCCAATCCAGAAACAGTCTGCtgctaaatgaagaaaaaaatagtcACAACCTTAAAAAATGTTACAGTTTGACAGAGTGTAAATGTTAATTGTTCTTCCTCCTTCCCATCGTAGTGGCGTTCCACGGACTGCAGCTGAAGATCAAGAGGGAGCTGCACAGCCCGTGTTCAGAGCTGAGCTCCAACTGTAGCCAGGAGCGGCCCTTCAAACTCCAGTATGGAGAGAAGTGCCCGTACAGCATCAGGTGGGCTCCCCCCCACCGACACTTAAAACATCTTttacaaattatttaaatgctTTTGTACATGATACCTTTTTCagatttgtaaagaaaacacagaaaataacatTTGGTTCCACATTCCTCACTTTAACAGAGGAATAAATGCAGGTGTGAAGGTTTATTGTAGGACAGTGATGACTAAATACTCACTTTAGCTTATCGTCAGTTTACTCTTGGTGAAGAATCTTTATGCTTTCTATACATTTGAcacttttttggctttttcattctgcattgtaatttttatttaactggAAATGACTTGCTAATCATTCCAAACTGCAAATCAAAGGACATCGAGATATGTACAGCTTTGGGTGGTGACTCTGAAGACATTAACGAGATATTTCCAATCAGAGGTATTTATGTGAGATTATGGCAGTCATGTTAGTTTTAATTGTCTGTTATAACTGAACTGAATCAGAGGGTTTCTGGAACCGCTGATTATGGAGTGGTTTAAAATGCCATTGATTCTAACTGCAGTCTGACATAAATGCCCTGAGGTAGTTTGTGATGCATTTCTTCACTTTGTGACATCTGCTCACAAGGCTTCATAATTTATACAGTAAATCAAATCGGTTTAGAAAACAGTGAAAGGATAGTTGAGTGGGTAGGGCATTTGTTCCAAACTACCCTAAATACAGGCATCTTAAGACGAAGCTATCAGTTAAATAATCCTTAATTAAAAAGAGTTTAAATCGTGTAACGTACACTGGCAGTAACACAGGCATCTTTGACTCTTGCTATTACCCCAGTGCCTATGAGCAGAAGCAGCCCACAGGAATGAAGCCCTCCAGCCCAGTGACACCCCCCTGTAGCACCCCTGTGTCCCCACTTCATCATGGCTCACCCACGACGGCCCCAACGCCCAAACCAGACAGGACCTACACCCACATACCGCCCTCGCAGGCTCTCCCTGATAACGCCTACACTATGGACCACAGGTACTGCAGCCTGCAGCCTCTTACATTTACATCACATTTACATCTGGTGATCTTAGCTGGCAGTTGTACCAAGGATAGATTACAATAAGGTCACAGCAGCAGATGCACGTctgagtttctgtttttcattgagTGAATCCTCAGTGGGCGGGGCCTGCAAACGACAACTTTCCCAACCATCGAATGCCATGTGGTCATCACTTGACTTTAGTGCTTTGAAATAGAGCTCATTCAATAAATCAATAGcagaatggaaaaaacaaaacaacaaacagacctACTAAGTTAATTATTTCAAGCAAAAGATTTTTTTAGGTGTGAATTTTCCAGTTTAGGAGTAAAAATGTCAGATTTCtcttataatgtaatataatggATTTAAATGACACTTCCCTTGTGATTCTCAAATTCTTAAAGGAGAATAGagttagctaacattaacatcCCTCTGCACAGTAACACAGTTGGCGGATGTGCACTGTATATAGAAAATACTTTATACATGAAACTTTTCAAAACAAGTTTTGTGGATTTTTAGAGTAATCAGGACACAAGAGGCATTTTACTTCTGAGTTACTCCCATGAGCACCACAAGCCAAGTGCCATAGGATAAACATGTATATTTGATTTTGGTTTGAGATTCTTTAATTCAATTTTCAGACAAATATTCCAAacctttcctttattttttgctttttttggtcACCTGTAGGCATAAACATAGGGGAAACAAAAAGGCAAGCACTTGAAAACATCATTACGGATTTCAGAATTTTCACTTCTATTATTGATTCATTGATTagtaaaacaaaatgtacaTGTTCTTGATTTATCTCCTTTTTGTCTCATCAAGTCGTTCACAATCAGGAGTCAGTGTCATGAATCCACTGAATTTGTCGTCTGTCTCAGATTTCGACGTCAGCTCTCAGAGCCTTGCCACTCGTTTCCCTCCCCGCCGACAATGGCTCGGGACGGCCGGCCCATCTACCACAGGCAGATGTCGGAGCCCAACATCCCTTTCCCTCCTCAAGGCTTCAAACAGGAGTACCCCGACCCCCTCTTCGAACACCCGGCCATGATGGGGGCCCCTATTCCCCACACATACCCAGCCGGCATGATGATCAAGCAGGAGCCGAGGGACTTCACCTATGACTCAGGTGAGCGATTTGAAAAGATTTCTGTTGTTTGTGCTCCTTCAAACTCCTCTGGTAAGTGAAAGAGCAGAGAAGTGATAGCTGCCAGAGCATTATCATTTCAGGAATGAGAGAAGACATGGCGGGAGGGGGCGGTTTTATTGAGTTTGCCCATTATTAGGGCAGGGGATCTGGTTGGGCTGGGTGTCTGTGCTGTTCGCCATTTCCTGTGGTGCTCTAatagaaaaaaaggagggggcTGAGCCTGGTCACAATCCAGAATCTGCCCTCCCACGCTTGTCCGCTCCCTTCGGTTAGAGAGTAAAGGGACCTAATCATCAGCCAGAGGCTCTGTGGAGCCTCTGTGGAGCCTGAGGCTACCTCAGGACATGAATGAACATTCGCCGGACTGCCGGGTTCATTCAGAAGGCGACAGAGTGGACCCAGGAgaggaagagctggaggagagtgtgtgtgaccAGTCAGGGGGAAAAAGCAACCTCCAAACACCAAAACATGTGGTGCCTCATTCACATCTCTTTAAGTTACACCTGGTTTTCCTAACAGCAGCTCTGCAGTTTTTGTCATTGAGGagtcaggcagctgtgatttttGGTGTTTTCTCGCTTTTCCAGTGGCAACGTTACTTTGCAATAGATGTGTTTACCGAGTTTCACAACTATGTGGCTTCTAAATGCCAATTAGCACAACTGAAAAATGtatcaaaaagagaaaaaaaaaatagaaaagaaaagaaaaacaaggttcGGTCCAAAATAACCCTGTTTTTTCACAGTTTCTTGGGTTTCTTCTGGCCTATTTGCAGCAATGTTATTTGCATCAACCATTATTCTCTTGTTTTATTCTGGTTTTTTGTTCGCAAATTTGGCCAAATACAGGCAAAAATTACAGAGCCCAAAATGACACTGGCAGCTTGATTTTCTCTTTAGTAATAACAGTCAATTCTtacatttcacatttcagtgttttttcatAGATAAATGAAATGGCTTTAACAATTAGAAGAATTGTTATTGATACAAGTAAACTGTCTACAAAGAATTGTGTGCACTCACAAAGCAAAAGTGGTGAAATATATTCAATCAACTGTTAAAATACCAAAAGGTCTTCCTTGTGTTGTGTCCACTACTTGGACCAAGATGTCCAAGAAGGAGCATCAGAGTGAATTTATTAGCAGCCACAGTGGGGCATGTTGACTGGAGCTGGACTGTTGAGAAGGATGGGAGGGGATCTGGTAATTTCATTAGCAGCAATTTCCTCTACAAGTCCATTACTTTGATGAAGCTCAGAGAAATGTTTATGGGTCTAAATGAAGGGCTTCAGTCTGTTTATTGAACATTCACTTTGCAGCCCATTTGGCTGTTTTTTTGATCGCAGCATCTCATCTGTGTTGTGGGAGGTTTGGACATATACAGTAAATGGAAGAGTCGATTGGACAATGTAGTAAATCCAACCGGTAAATGAAGGAAGAGAATTATGTAGTGGGGCATTTCTATCTTAACCATTTAAACCTACGGTTTAAAAAACTGCTTATGTCtatataaaattacatttttggttTAAGAATTATTCAAACCACAAGTCTTTATTTGATCTCTTGTTATAGCCATGATATTGATAAACCACGAGTGAGAACTTTTAAAGGTGCAGTTCACTCAAAAATCTATTTTAGTTGGTTGGTAGATCTTATAAGGAAAAGAGGTGCTTTGAAATCAACAAGGTGGGTGCGATTTAGGAAAAGGCAGATATTTCTAGAGCTGATATCTTTAAACCTGgcaaatttgcattaaaacGATCTAAacttggaaaaaaacagaaccagAGGAAGTGTGTTGGGGGGGTGAATTGTTCCTTTTTGACCCCAGAAAAGTGACCGTCTGCATTTTGCGCAGTTTATTTTAACATCAGCTGAAATGTTGCTCAAACATCAGGACTCAATGTTAAATATGTATAAAGTATAGAATCAGCGAGTATTTATCACCACTGAAGAACTGAGCTGATCTGTCTCCTCAGGCCAGTGTGGGCGTGGCCTGATGAACAGCGAAAAGCATCATAAACAACATCAAAAAGTGTTTGTTCACGTTTTGAATGTATTGGTAGTATATCTTGACTGTTTTACAAAAGCATGTGTTCATTTCAAACAAGTGAAGAACTcgtgaagaaaaataaaatgtgaaacaaagcaaacagctTTGGCAGAAAACTGTATACTCACACTGGATGCAGTCAGTCATAATAAGAAGCTGATTGAGAAGATACACGTCAACCGTTTTAGCTAAACgtgctgcagctgcacagcGAAAACGTCAAAGAAACTAACACCTGCAGGTCCGTTTAGTTTTGATCTCAGAACGTGTGTAAAATAATCATCATGAGCCCTCGTATTATGAAAAAACTTACATCGTGTCAGCTCCTGTTTTCACACGAGCGCTGTGTTTTATTCAGTTGTAAATCTTCCTCTGAGTGGAGATGCTCGGGGCTCGTATCGGCAGTGTGATATAGTGAGCTCGCCCGTGGCTGGAAGCCATCGCAGCGCTGATGCTGAAGGGCATTTTCTTTAATCAGAGCCAGTGGTGCATTGAGTGAACAGGCTTTGACTGCTCTCAGATAACTGAGATAGTGTTCTTAATGCTGCCTTCGGGCCCTTTAACACCCACTCTCATTCTTGCCTGGGTTTCAGCAGAAGTGCCTAGCTGCCATTCTGTCTACTTACGGCAAGACGGCTATCTGGCTCACACTAACAGGACTGAAGGTACCAACGATGTTACGTGTGGATGTTGTGGTGGTGCACGTATAGGTTTTTGCTTCATGTGATATCAAacgatctttttttttccgaTCTTGTTTTCCAGGTTGTATGTTTGACAAAGTGGCGAGGCACTTCTACGACGATACCTGCGTGGTGCCTGAAAAGGTGGAAGGTGAGTCCTGCAGTGACTCTTAAAATGAAAAGTATGCCACGTACCAACGATTCTGCCCATCATACAATAACCATTTTGCCCCGTTTTCTGTAGGCGACATCAAACAGGAGTCGGGCTTGTACCGTGAGGGCCCGTCGTACCAGCGCAGAGGCTCGCTGCAGCTCTGGCAGTTCCTGGTGGCTTTACTGGATGACCCGTCCAACTCCCACTTCATTGCCTGGACCGGCCGTGGCATGGAGTTTAAACTCATTGAGCCAGAAGAGGTAAGAGACAAACAAAAGGCACTGTCACAAAAAATCGTATTTTTCTATATTGTAATCCTCCtttaaaaaatcagtttttatttttcatggctTTTATACTTAAGCTTTTTGGACAGTCTTAGGTAAATGTTGCATTGTATTTCACTACATATATTGTTCAATAAAATCTTTAAGAGGTTTACCTACTTTC
The DNA window shown above is from Astatotilapia calliptera chromosome 11, fAstCal1.2, whole genome shotgun sequence and carries:
- the etv1 gene encoding LOW QUALITY PROTEIN: ETS translocation variant 1 (The sequence of the model RefSeq protein was modified relative to this genomic sequence to represent the inferred CDS: deleted 1 base in 1 codon) — encoded protein: MGGPGRRCQAARKQHSERGEAQAAAGTVEILQPLCSSQQMKAARSWVAGQETGDFADCSPVKATTCRMDGFHDQQVPYYNSRGPFKFHLIIKDKQPNKLQEKTTSCERPANDRKRKFIKSDLALDTEELFQDLSQLQETWLAEAQVPDNDEQFVPDFQTENLAFHGLQLKIKRELHSPCSELSSNCSQERPFKLQYGEKCPYSISAYEQKQPTGMKPSSPVTPPCSTPVSPLHHGSPTTAPTPKPDRTYTHIPPSQALPDNAYTMDHRFRRQLSEPCHSFPSPPTMARDGRPIYHRQMSEPNIPFPPQGFKQEYPDPLFEHPAMMGAPIPHTYPAGMMIKQEPRDFTYDSAEVPSCHSVYLRQDGYLAHTNRTEGCMFDKVARHFYDDTCVVPEKVEGDIKQESGLYREGPSYQRRGSLQLWQFLVALLDDPSNSHFIAWTGRGMEFKLIEPEEVARRWGIQKNRPAMNYDKLSRSLRYYYEKGIMQKVAGERYVYKFVCDPEALFSMAFPDNQRPVLKTDMERQINEEDTVPLSHFDENMAYVQEGPYCQPHPYSEGYVY